CCAAAAGATGTCAATATTGAAATATCTGTTATTGCTGCAGAATAAAGCAATAATTTCATAAATAATTTAAACGATGGACTAATACAGTTGTTCATCGTTTTTTTTATTAAATCTGTCTGTATTTATATCAATTACAAAGCTTTTTATTCGTAAATTTGAGTAAATAATATTAAAAATCAAGGTCATGAGAACAGATTCAATAATAAAAGATATCATGACTACACAGTTGATTACAATTCAAGAAACTGATAGTCTTGAACATGCACGCAAAGTATTTGAACATAACAAAATACGCCATATTATTGTTTTAAATAAAACAAAACTGGTTGGTATATTAAGTAATCACGATCTACTTCGCGTAAGCTTTGGAGATACCTATGGAGACGATCAGGTCAATATGGATGATGCCATTGTAAATATGCTAACGGTAAAAGACGTTATGCGCCACGATCCGATTACAGTTTCTACTAATACAACTATTGAAGATGCTATTTACATTCTGCTAAATCGTAGATTTCACTCTCTTCCCGTCGTTGACGATGAGCATTTAGTTGGTATTGTAACAACAACAGACTTCTTACGTTTACTTGTTAAATAAACATAACGCAAAAAAAAAAGGGTTTTTCTCGAATATCTAGAAAAGCCCTTTTTTTTATTCTTTAGATTAGCTCGTTATTTTTCAAATT
This genomic window from Bacteroidota bacterium contains:
- a CDS encoding CBS domain-containing protein → MRTDSIIKDIMTTQLITIQETDSLEHARKVFEHNKIRHIIVLNKTKLVGILSNHDLLRVSFGDTYGDDQVNMDDAIVNMLTVKDVMRHDPITVSTNTTIEDAIYILLNRRFHSLPVVDDEHLVGIVTTTDFLRLLVK